Proteins from one Coffea arabica cultivar ET-39 chromosome 8c, Coffea Arabica ET-39 HiFi, whole genome shotgun sequence genomic window:
- the LOC113707419 gene encoding uncharacterized protein isoform X1: MTICRTQMKMVKPNSFKNTSFVNHNGRIYDRLESCLVIPPPRGKKPKAIIKFLGGAFVGAVPEVTYSNGALLQVLTGSFFCEKIPKANAIISYNNRPVSEAVPYFEQLGPLVSQIFPIMEASPVLYSFTRNASADAWKVLLDTFGTMIPDYDPEVAVSVNKFVDQLPAVFNQLAEGISEFRPTPSENLDCFQKSYNVQHTLLVKFNVDAIDQTDLLEETLKPRAESIGGKLQKIILNGTHITPCIQEPRWQVGDIYSPVDAVAQGLKTISLNNTRVLTRTITDWFSQLEG; this comes from the exons ATGACAATTTGCAGGACCCAAATGAAAATGGTTAAACCCAATAGCTTTAAGAACACTTCTTTTGTGAATCATAATGGTAGAATTTACGACAGGCTTGAGTCTTGTTTGGTCATTCCTCCTCCAAGAGGGAAAAAACCCAAAGCCATTATTAAATTTTTGGGAGGTGCTTTTGTTGGAGCTGTCCCTGAAGTTACTTACAG CAATGGTGCACTTCTACAAGTGCTTACTGGAAGTTTTTTTTGTGAGAAGATACCCAAg GCAAATGCAATAATATCATACAACAACAGGCCAGTGTCGGAGGCAGTACCATACTTTGAGCAG TTAGGACCTCTTGTCAGTCAAATATTTCCAATTATGGAAGCGTCTCCAGTACTATATTCATTCACTCGAAATGCCTCAG CAGATGCATGGAAGGTACTACTTGATACTTTTGGAACCATGATTCCAGATTACGATCCAGAAGTGGCAGTGTCAGTCAACAAGTTTGTTGATCAGTTGCCGGCTGTTTTTAATCAG CTTGCTGAAGGAATTTCAGAGTTCAGGCCAACACCCTCTGAGAATCTTGACTGTTTCCAGAAGTCATACAATGTTCAGCATACATTACTG GTCAAGTTCAATGTTGATGCAATTGATCAGACTGATCTCCTTGAAGAGACACTGAAGCCTCGAGCGGAATCTATTGGTGGAAAACTACAGAAAATAATATTGAATGGAACTCATATTACACCTTGCATACAG GAACCTAGATGGCAAGTGGGAGATATATACTCGCCTGTAGATGCTGTTGCTCAAGGTCTTAAGACAATTTCTTTGAACAACACTAGAGTCCTCACAAGAACAATTACAGACTGGTTTAGTCAACTTGAAGGATAG
- the LOC113707419 gene encoding uncharacterized protein isoform X2 gives MTICRTQMKMVKPNSFKNTSFVNHNGRIYDRLESCLVIPPPRGKKPKAIIKFLGGAFVGAVPEVTYSNGALLQVLTGSFFCEKIPKANAIISYNNRPVSEAVPYFEQLGPLVSQIFPIMEASPVLYSFTRNASDAWKVLLDTFGTMIPDYDPEVAVSVNKFVDQLPAVFNQLAEGISEFRPTPSENLDCFQKSYNVQHTLLVKFNVDAIDQTDLLEETLKPRAESIGGKLQKIILNGTHITPCIQEPRWQVGDIYSPVDAVAQGLKTISLNNTRVLTRTITDWFSQLEG, from the exons ATGACAATTTGCAGGACCCAAATGAAAATGGTTAAACCCAATAGCTTTAAGAACACTTCTTTTGTGAATCATAATGGTAGAATTTACGACAGGCTTGAGTCTTGTTTGGTCATTCCTCCTCCAAGAGGGAAAAAACCCAAAGCCATTATTAAATTTTTGGGAGGTGCTTTTGTTGGAGCTGTCCCTGAAGTTACTTACAG CAATGGTGCACTTCTACAAGTGCTTACTGGAAGTTTTTTTTGTGAGAAGATACCCAAg GCAAATGCAATAATATCATACAACAACAGGCCAGTGTCGGAGGCAGTACCATACTTTGAGCAG TTAGGACCTCTTGTCAGTCAAATATTTCCAATTATGGAAGCGTCTCCAGTACTATATTCATTCACTCGAAATGCCTCAG ATGCATGGAAGGTACTACTTGATACTTTTGGAACCATGATTCCAGATTACGATCCAGAAGTGGCAGTGTCAGTCAACAAGTTTGTTGATCAGTTGCCGGCTGTTTTTAATCAG CTTGCTGAAGGAATTTCAGAGTTCAGGCCAACACCCTCTGAGAATCTTGACTGTTTCCAGAAGTCATACAATGTTCAGCATACATTACTG GTCAAGTTCAATGTTGATGCAATTGATCAGACTGATCTCCTTGAAGAGACACTGAAGCCTCGAGCGGAATCTATTGGTGGAAAACTACAGAAAATAATATTGAATGGAACTCATATTACACCTTGCATACAG GAACCTAGATGGCAAGTGGGAGATATATACTCGCCTGTAGATGCTGTTGCTCAAGGTCTTAAGACAATTTCTTTGAACAACACTAGAGTCCTCACAAGAACAATTACAGACTGGTTTAGTCAACTTGAAGGATAG
- the LOC113707419 gene encoding uncharacterized protein isoform X3: MTICRTQMKMVKPNSFKNTSFVNHNGRIYDRLESCLVIPPPRGKKPKAIIKFLGGAFVGAVPEVTYSNGALLQVLTGSFFCEKIPKANAIISYNNRPVSEAVPYFEQLGPLVSQIFPIMEASPVLYSFTRNASADAWKVLLDTFGTMIPDYDPEVAVSVNKFVDQLPAVFNQVKFNVDAIDQTDLLEETLKPRAESIGGKLQKIILNGTHITPCIQEPRWQVGDIYSPVDAVAQGLKTISLNNTRVLTRTITDWFSQLEG; the protein is encoded by the exons ATGACAATTTGCAGGACCCAAATGAAAATGGTTAAACCCAATAGCTTTAAGAACACTTCTTTTGTGAATCATAATGGTAGAATTTACGACAGGCTTGAGTCTTGTTTGGTCATTCCTCCTCCAAGAGGGAAAAAACCCAAAGCCATTATTAAATTTTTGGGAGGTGCTTTTGTTGGAGCTGTCCCTGAAGTTACTTACAG CAATGGTGCACTTCTACAAGTGCTTACTGGAAGTTTTTTTTGTGAGAAGATACCCAAg GCAAATGCAATAATATCATACAACAACAGGCCAGTGTCGGAGGCAGTACCATACTTTGAGCAG TTAGGACCTCTTGTCAGTCAAATATTTCCAATTATGGAAGCGTCTCCAGTACTATATTCATTCACTCGAAATGCCTCAG CAGATGCATGGAAGGTACTACTTGATACTTTTGGAACCATGATTCCAGATTACGATCCAGAAGTGGCAGTGTCAGTCAACAAGTTTGTTGATCAGTTGCCGGCTGTTTTTAATCAG GTCAAGTTCAATGTTGATGCAATTGATCAGACTGATCTCCTTGAAGAGACACTGAAGCCTCGAGCGGAATCTATTGGTGGAAAACTACAGAAAATAATATTGAATGGAACTCATATTACACCTTGCATACAG GAACCTAGATGGCAAGTGGGAGATATATACTCGCCTGTAGATGCTGTTGCTCAAGGTCTTAAGACAATTTCTTTGAACAACACTAGAGTCCTCACAAGAACAATTACAGACTGGTTTAGTCAACTTGAAGGATAG